In the genome of Pelagibacterium nitratireducens, one region contains:
- a CDS encoding CidA/LrgA family protein, producing the protein MLLGLFVLLACQLGGDIITRALSLPVPGPVIGILLLLGVMVVARYLPKRDRSVGAQIETAADSLLGWLGLFFVPAGVGISQHFDLVAANGLALTLVLVVSSVLTLAVTVWVFILARRLFGARGNG; encoded by the coding sequence ATGCTTTTGGGGCTGTTCGTCCTCCTGGCCTGCCAACTGGGCGGCGACATTATCACGCGGGCCCTTTCGTTACCGGTTCCCGGGCCAGTGATCGGCATTTTGCTGCTGCTGGGGGTAATGGTTGTCGCCCGCTACCTTCCAAAACGCGACCGCAGTGTGGGCGCGCAGATCGAGACCGCGGCCGACAGTCTGCTCGGCTGGCTGGGACTGTTTTTCGTGCCGGCCGGAGTGGGAATTTCCCAGCATTTCGATCTTGTGGCTGCCAACGGGTTGGCGCTGACACTCGTGCTGGTCGTATCGAGCGTTTTGACGTTGGCCGTCACCGTATGGGTGTTCATCCTTGCCCGGCGGCTTTTTGGAGCGCGCGGCAATGGGTGA
- a CDS encoding LrgB family protein yields MGDGLWVFLAASPLFWLTLTIGVFLLASRLAKASGNHPLVNPVLISVGVLVAILRLTGTDYLEYFDGAQFIHFILGPATVALAIPLWRHRARVRELAVPILAALFVGAPFAMFSAVLIAKALGLPETLQMALVPKSATAGIAVGVAEQIGVNGSLVAVFVIVTGIIGAVIVTPLMNAMGIRDYAARGFAAGLSAHGIGTARAFQVDPLAGAFSGLAMALNGIATAILAGWLFS; encoded by the coding sequence ATGGGTGACGGGCTCTGGGTGTTTTTGGCGGCCAGTCCGCTGTTCTGGCTCACGCTGACCATCGGGGTCTTTTTGCTCGCCAGCCGGCTGGCCAAAGCCAGCGGCAATCACCCCCTCGTCAATCCAGTGCTGATCTCGGTTGGCGTCCTCGTTGCGATCCTGCGTCTGACGGGGACGGATTATCTCGAGTATTTCGACGGTGCCCAGTTCATCCATTTCATTTTGGGACCTGCCACGGTGGCGTTGGCCATTCCGCTGTGGCGGCACCGGGCAAGGGTGCGCGAGCTGGCGGTGCCCATCCTTGCGGCGCTTTTCGTGGGAGCACCGTTTGCAATGTTTTCCGCCGTACTGATCGCCAAAGCGCTCGGCCTCCCCGAAACGCTGCAGATGGCGCTGGTCCCCAAATCGGCCACTGCCGGCATTGCAGTGGGCGTGGCCGAACAGATCGGCGTCAATGGTTCGCTCGTTGCGGTCTTTGTGATCGTGACCGGAATCATCGGCGCTGTCATCGTCACTCCGTTGATGAATGCCATGGGGATCAGGGACTATGCAGCGCGCGGGTTTGCTGCAGGGCTGAGCGCACACGGCATCGGCACCGCCCGCGCCTTTCAGGTCGACCCGCTGGCGGGCGCGTTTTCCGGGCTTGCCATGGCCCTCAACGGCATAGCGACCGCCATCCTCGCCGGCTGGCTGTTTTCCTAG
- a CDS encoding GAF domain-containing protein: MSPSAQTQLDVLDRLAEILANGDRPALYGAVDAALNALVGHKLFTLLLVLPGGKEVQRFWSTNAAAYPLSGRKPMGDTPWGDLVIRRHQPFLGRDMDAIRWAFFDHELIASLGLGSAINVPIIGQKTLLGTIAILDAEHHYDAEKLAIAMRIAPYLVDAFRSEIAQLG; encoded by the coding sequence ATGTCACCCTCCGCACAGACCCAGCTCGATGTCCTTGATCGCCTTGCCGAAATCCTGGCCAACGGGGACCGTCCGGCCCTCTATGGCGCCGTTGATGCGGCGCTCAATGCCCTGGTCGGGCATAAATTGTTCACGCTCCTTCTGGTATTGCCGGGCGGCAAGGAAGTGCAGCGGTTCTGGAGCACGAACGCGGCGGCCTATCCGCTCTCGGGACGGAAGCCCATGGGCGATACGCCCTGGGGCGATCTGGTCATCAGGCGGCATCAGCCCTTTCTCGGCCGGGACATGGACGCGATCCGTTGGGCTTTCTTCGATCATGAATTGATCGCTTCGCTCGGATTGGGTTCGGCCATCAACGTGCCGATCATCGGCCAGAAAACCCTGCTCGGCACCATCGCCATTCTCGATGCAGAACATCATTATGATGCGGAAAAACTCGCCATCGCCATGCGGATCGCGCCCTATCTCGTCGATGCCTTTCGGAGCGAGATTGCCCAGTTGGGCTAG
- a CDS encoding glycerate kinase produces MLAENKIGDLNAEAVLRRLFDAALQAALPDGKFQDILPERPKGRTIVLGAGKASARMARAFEEAWDAPVEGLVITRYGHSVPTRHVTIVEAAHPVPDEAGLKATRDIVELANSAGPDDLVVVLISGGASSLLTMPAHGISLADKQDITRQLLRSGAPIGAMNAVRKALSAVKGGKLALAAAPARLVTYVISDVPGDDPATVGSGPSIVAPNDIEEVRSILRRFRIDIPDHAERALFANGLTDDKSTPSPVHMIATPRASLEAANREAEAMGIAPVILGDAIEGEAREVATAMAGIVRSVVQYNTPFAPPCVLLSGGETTVTLRPEAAGRGGRNSEFLLALYLALKSYGRVAAISCDTDGIDGTEDNAGAWFDFAADQVNAHDPAGHLDRNDAYSFFRKAGRLVITGPTYTNVNDFRAILIR; encoded by the coding sequence ATGCTTGCTGAAAACAAAATCGGCGATTTGAACGCCGAAGCCGTGTTGCGGCGTCTCTTCGACGCCGCCCTTCAAGCGGCGCTGCCGGACGGTAAGTTCCAAGACATTCTGCCCGAACGGCCCAAGGGGCGGACCATCGTTCTTGGCGCTGGCAAGGCTTCGGCCCGCATGGCCCGCGCTTTCGAAGAGGCCTGGGATGCGCCTGTCGAGGGACTGGTCATCACGCGCTATGGCCATTCGGTCCCCACGCGCCACGTCACCATCGTCGAGGCCGCTCATCCGGTGCCCGACGAGGCAGGGCTCAAGGCGACCCGCGATATCGTGGAACTGGCCAACTCGGCAGGGCCTGACGATCTCGTCGTGGTTCTGATATCGGGCGGCGCCTCCTCGCTGCTGACCATGCCCGCGCATGGCATTTCCCTTGCCGACAAGCAGGATATAACGCGCCAGCTTTTGCGCTCGGGTGCCCCGATCGGTGCGATGAACGCGGTCCGCAAGGCCCTTTCGGCGGTAAAGGGCGGCAAGCTGGCGCTGGCCGCTGCGCCCGCCCGGTTGGTCACCTACGTCATTTCCGATGTCCCAGGTGACGATCCGGCGACGGTGGGATCTGGCCCTTCGATTGTAGCGCCCAATGACATCGAGGAGGTGCGCTCTATCTTGCGGCGGTTCCGGATTGATATTCCAGACCATGCCGAAAGGGCGCTGTTCGCCAACGGATTGACCGATGACAAATCAACCCCCTCGCCCGTCCATATGATCGCGACGCCGCGCGCCTCGCTTGAAGCGGCGAACCGGGAGGCAGAGGCCATGGGGATAGCGCCCGTCATCCTGGGAGATGCCATCGAAGGCGAGGCCCGGGAAGTGGCAACGGCCATGGCGGGTATCGTGCGTTCGGTGGTGCAGTACAACACACCATTCGCCCCCCCTTGCGTCCTGCTCAGCGGCGGCGAGACGACGGTGACCCTGCGCCCTGAGGCTGCAGGGCGTGGTGGGCGCAATTCGGAATTCCTCCTGGCGCTCTATCTGGCGCTCAAATCCTACGGTCGGGTCGCCGCCATTTCGTGCGATACCGACGGCATTGACGGCACTGAAGACAATGCCGGAGCCTGGTTCGATTTTGCCGCCGACCAGGTCAATGCCCACGACCCTGCCGGCCATCTCGATCGAAATGATGCCTATTCATTCTTCCGCAAGGCGGGACGCCTGGTGATCACCGGCCCCACTTACACCAACGTCAATGATTTTCGCGCCATCCTCATCAGATGA
- a CDS encoding 2-hydroxy-3-oxopropionate reductase: MMNIGFIGTGIMGAPMAGHLLDAGHSVLVYDRSDTPKMLTEKGAVRAQSSRAVAERSDVIIIMVPDTPHVQAVLFDEAGVFEGLSAGKIVVDMSSISPIATKEFAARVAEKGCGYLDAPVSGGEVGAQQATLSIMVGGNPSDFDVVKPLFETMGKNITLVGSVGDGQTAKVANQIVVGLTIEAVAEALLFASRAGADPARVREALMGGFASSRILELHGDRMVKRTFDPGFRIELHQKDLNNALDSARKLDMALPATALCQQLFSMCAAHGGKAWDHSALIRALEIQADHQIG, translated from the coding sequence ATCATGAACATCGGATTCATTGGAACGGGTATCATGGGTGCGCCCATGGCGGGCCATCTGCTCGATGCCGGACACAGCGTGCTGGTCTATGACCGCTCGGACACTCCGAAAATGCTGACCGAGAAGGGTGCAGTGCGCGCCCAATCCTCCCGCGCCGTGGCCGAACGGTCCGATGTGATCATCATCATGGTGCCCGACACCCCGCACGTACAGGCCGTTCTGTTCGACGAAGCCGGCGTCTTTGAGGGATTGTCGGCAGGCAAGATCGTCGTCGACATGAGCTCGATTTCGCCCATCGCGACCAAAGAGTTTGCCGCCCGCGTCGCCGAAAAGGGATGCGGTTATCTCGATGCGCCGGTTTCTGGCGGCGAGGTCGGCGCCCAGCAGGCGACGCTCTCGATCATGGTTGGTGGTAACCCTTCCGATTTCGACGTCGTCAAGCCGCTGTTTGAAACCATGGGTAAAAACATTACGCTGGTGGGAAGCGTCGGTGACGGTCAGACCGCAAAGGTCGCCAACCAGATCGTTGTGGGGCTGACCATCGAAGCGGTCGCCGAGGCCCTGCTTTTTGCCTCCAGGGCCGGAGCCGATCCCGCACGGGTGCGCGAAGCATTGATGGGCGGATTTGCTTCCTCGCGTATTCTCGAATTGCACGGCGATCGGATGGTCAAGCGCACCTTCGATCCCGGCTTCCGGATTGAACTGCACCAGAAAGATCTCAACAACGCCCTGGATTCCGCTCGTAAACTCGACATGGCATTGCCTGCAACGGCACTGTGCCAGCAACTGTTCAGTATGTGCGCCGCACATGGCGGCAAGGCCTGGGACCACTCGGCCCTGATCCGGGCGCTGGAAATCCAGGCTGATCATCAGATCGGTTGA
- a CDS encoding HpcH/HpaI aldolase family protein, which translates to MYTATKTGLAMLMACAMAGGALAQEEFIASEWEYGPAYEAEGEVEIWNSAKQKIMNGEDLVGGTINEQDPQIYCAMANAGYDFTWVEMQHSQTSWESVANMYAACPDAQAAHGVRLAYTDEREAQHALDAGAMVIVYPTIDSVEEAEEAVSWVKFPPDGRHSRGGGQRWSFYSDVPGGYRETFNDNIVVILMIETMDGVEDVYEIAEVEGVDGIMIASSDLGNFSGYAQGDEQYEMIVDRVLDAAQSAGIQACGPLGWRAEREGFSCFQAGSEGSLIRRGYEAEMEATARP; encoded by the coding sequence ATGTACACTGCAACCAAAACCGGATTGGCCATGCTGATGGCCTGCGCCATGGCCGGCGGTGCGCTGGCTCAGGAAGAGTTCATCGCATCGGAATGGGAATATGGCCCCGCCTATGAGGCGGAAGGGGAAGTTGAGATCTGGAACAGTGCCAAGCAAAAGATTATGAATGGCGAAGATCTTGTCGGCGGCACGATCAACGAGCAGGATCCCCAGATCTACTGTGCGATGGCCAATGCGGGATACGACTTCACCTGGGTCGAAATGCAGCATTCCCAGACCAGCTGGGAATCGGTGGCCAATATGTATGCGGCCTGTCCGGACGCTCAGGCTGCCCATGGCGTCCGTCTCGCCTATACTGACGAGCGCGAAGCCCAGCATGCCCTTGATGCTGGCGCCATGGTGATTGTCTATCCAACGATCGACTCGGTCGAAGAGGCCGAGGAAGCGGTTTCCTGGGTCAAGTTTCCGCCCGACGGACGCCACAGCCGTGGCGGCGGCCAGCGCTGGAGCTTCTACAGCGACGTTCCTGGCGGTTATCGTGAAACGTTCAACGACAATATCGTGGTCATCCTGATGATCGAAACGATGGATGGCGTCGAAGACGTGTACGAAATCGCTGAAGTCGAAGGTGTCGACGGGATCATGATCGCCAGTTCCGATCTCGGAAACTTCTCGGGCTACGCCCAGGGTGATGAGCAGTACGAGATGATCGTTGATCGCGTTCTCGATGCCGCACAATCGGCCGGCATTCAGGCCTGCGGCCCGCTGGGATGGCGCGCCGAGCGCGAGGGCTTCTCGTGCTTCCAGGCCGGAAGTGAAGGCTCGCTGATCCGCCGTGGCTATGAGGCGGAAATGGAAGCCACAGCGCGTCCCTGA
- a CDS encoding putative quinol monooxygenase, with protein MILMTARYFIKDGARDQVLADLIEMKQEMIRSEPGCVSYQVWESQEHPNQFLLCEVYIDEPAADAHRRTPHFERIIAGRVVPQLEKREREFFNLLVE; from the coding sequence ATGATTTTGATGACCGCCCGCTATTTCATCAAGGACGGCGCCCGTGATCAGGTGTTGGCCGATCTCATAGAGATGAAACAGGAGATGATCCGTTCCGAACCGGGTTGCGTCAGCTACCAGGTCTGGGAGTCTCAGGAGCATCCCAATCAATTTCTGCTCTGCGAAGTCTATATCGACGAACCGGCGGCCGACGCCCACCGGCGCACCCCCCACTTCGAGCGCATCATCGCCGGACGCGTGGTCCCCCAGCTTGAAAAGCGCGAGCGTGAATTCTTCAACTTGCTGGTCGAATAA
- a CDS encoding TRAP transporter substrate-binding protein, whose translation MNYLGWIKGAALAGVATIALTAGSAQAQTVWRINVSMPQDGHHGIAIDTFAEEVERLTEGRYVIETFYAGSLGGERESIEGVQLGTLELTFTSTGPVPNFVPELSILDIPFLFRDYEHARGVLDSEIGDELLGRFESHGIKGLAWADNGFRHMTNDIRPIESPEDLDGLKLRTMESPVHIAAYREFGILPTPMAFPEVFAALQQGVVDGQENPLSVIESNNFDEVQQYLSMTGHVFSPCVFLMNLDLWNGLSDEDQAHFVEAAQAGTAANRARVDEDEATAIETMRADGMEILEDIDRDAFVAALSEVNAQFAEEFGAEEVQAIRDWQPE comes from the coding sequence ATGAATTACTTAGGTTGGATCAAGGGCGCTGCCCTGGCCGGTGTCGCAACGATAGCATTGACCGCCGGCTCAGCGCAGGCTCAGACCGTCTGGCGGATCAACGTTTCCATGCCCCAGGACGGTCACCATGGCATCGCCATCGATACGTTCGCCGAGGAAGTCGAGCGCCTCACAGAAGGGCGCTATGTGATCGAGACCTTCTATGCCGGGTCGCTGGGCGGGGAGCGCGAATCCATCGAGGGCGTTCAACTGGGTACGCTTGAATTGACCTTCACCTCGACGGGCCCAGTGCCCAATTTCGTGCCCGAACTTTCGATCCTGGACATCCCATTCCTGTTCCGCGACTATGAACACGCCCGTGGAGTTCTCGACAGCGAGATCGGCGACGAGTTGCTCGGCCGTTTCGAATCGCACGGCATCAAGGGGCTTGCCTGGGCCGACAATGGCTTCCGGCATATGACCAACGACATTCGCCCGATCGAAAGCCCTGAAGACCTTGACGGTCTCAAGCTGCGCACCATGGAGAGCCCGGTCCACATTGCCGCGTATCGCGAGTTCGGCATCCTGCCCACGCCTATGGCTTTCCCCGAAGTTTTCGCTGCCCTTCAGCAAGGTGTCGTTGACGGTCAGGAAAATCCCCTTTCGGTGATTGAATCGAACAATTTCGACGAGGTTCAGCAGTACCTTTCGATGACAGGACATGTTTTTTCGCCCTGCGTGTTCTTGATGAATCTTGACCTGTGGAATGGGCTTTCGGACGAAGATCAGGCCCATTTCGTCGAGGCTGCCCAGGCTGGTACAGCCGCAAATCGGGCTCGCGTCGACGAGGATGAAGCAACCGCCATTGAAACTATGCGCGCCGATGGAATGGAAATCCTCGAAGACATTGATCGTGATGCCTTCGTTGCAGCCCTCTCGGAGGTCAATGCGCAGTTCGCGGAAGAGTTCGGGGCCGAAGAAGTCCAGGCGATCCGCGACTGGCAGCCTGAATAA
- a CDS encoding TRAP transporter small permease — translation MQAALRYFFIFDKALNAVISVVAVLALAVAACLGFLQVLSRFALKIPLEWTEVTIRIALAWMVFVGAALVFRAGAMIAVDMMRHLLPTRFRRLHDGFVTLVVLIFLALLGYWGFDYANRSASQTLLGLDFISVYWAYIAIPIGCFCSAVAVIARFIEHDPVTDDDQELTLVH, via the coding sequence ATGCAGGCGGCCTTACGATATTTCTTCATCTTCGACAAAGCGCTCAACGCGGTGATCTCGGTTGTCGCGGTCCTGGCCCTGGCCGTGGCGGCGTGTCTTGGCTTTTTGCAGGTGCTCTCGCGCTTTGCCCTTAAGATTCCGCTCGAATGGACCGAAGTGACCATCCGAATCGCCTTGGCATGGATGGTGTTTGTAGGTGCGGCGCTGGTGTTCAGGGCCGGCGCCATGATCGCGGTAGACATGATGCGTCATCTTCTGCCCACCCGGTTCCGGCGTCTCCATGACGGCTTTGTCACCCTGGTCGTACTGATCTTTCTGGCATTGTTGGGCTATTGGGGCTTTGACTACGCCAACCGCAGCGCCAGCCAGACGCTTCTGGGACTGGATTTCATCTCGGTCTATTGGGCCTATATCGCCATTCCCATCGGCTGTTTCTGTTCGGCCGTCGCTGTCATCGCCAGATTTATCGAGCACGACCCGGTCACCGATGATGACCAGGAACTCACACTCGTCCATTAA
- a CDS encoding TRAP transporter large permease produces the protein MAILMLGVMLLGFVLSIPIAVSIGLAGAIGLMTANTSLLILPKEMYTAIDKFPLAAIPFFILAGTIMERGGISLRLVNFAKSIIGGLQGGLAATCVLTCMMFAAVSGSSIATTFAIGAILIPALVRDGYPRPYAAALQASSAELGIIIPPSIPLILYGVSTEVSIGELFIGGIGPGIFVGTVMTIGVLIYARLKGFGKVAKEDRLSVTAAGWRALPALCLPVVILGGIYSGITTPTEASIVAVFAALLIGMFIYREISLPDLFPIFHKAVMSTVMIMIIISAAGLFSYLITRAGVPNAIGVYLRDTLSDPILFLLAVNVVLLFIGMFVETNSSILVLSPILVPVAISMGIDPVHFGLIMVVNLAMGMVTPPLGVNVYAACTVGNVAFEKVVPRLLPLLGLMFACLMVITYVPQITLTLRDLFYSR, from the coding sequence ATGGCTATCCTCATGCTCGGAGTCATGCTCCTGGGCTTTGTCCTGTCGATCCCCATCGCCGTGTCGATCGGCCTGGCCGGCGCGATCGGCCTGATGACCGCCAACACCAGCCTGCTCATCCTGCCCAAGGAAATGTATACGGCGATCGACAAATTTCCCCTGGCCGCTATCCCCTTCTTCATTCTTGCGGGCACGATCATGGAACGGGGCGGCATTTCCCTGCGGCTTGTCAATTTCGCCAAGTCAATCATCGGCGGACTGCAAGGGGGGCTCGCGGCCACCTGCGTTCTGACCTGCATGATGTTTGCTGCGGTTTCGGGTTCGTCGATCGCCACGACGTTCGCGATCGGTGCCATTCTCATTCCCGCTCTCGTCCGTGACGGCTACCCCCGTCCCTATGCGGCTGCACTGCAGGCTAGTTCGGCCGAGTTGGGCATCATCATCCCGCCTTCCATTCCGTTGATCCTTTATGGGGTTTCAACGGAAGTCTCGATCGGCGAGCTGTTTATAGGCGGCATAGGTCCAGGCATTTTCGTGGGCACGGTGATGACCATTGGCGTTCTGATCTATGCCCGCTTGAAAGGGTTCGGCAAAGTCGCCAAGGAAGACCGGCTGTCGGTCACTGCCGCGGGCTGGCGCGCACTTCCGGCGCTGTGCCTGCCCGTGGTCATTCTCGGTGGGATTTATTCAGGCATAACGACACCGACCGAGGCCTCGATCGTTGCGGTGTTCGCGGCGCTTTTGATCGGAATGTTTATCTATCGGGAAATCAGCCTGCCCGATCTTTTCCCGATCTTTCACAAGGCAGTGATGTCGACCGTAATGATCATGATCATCATTTCTGCTGCCGGGCTGTTTTCCTATCTCATCACCCGGGCCGGCGTTCCCAACGCTATCGGTGTCTATCTGCGCGACACCTTGAGCGACCCCATCCTGTTTCTGCTGGCGGTCAATGTGGTTTTGCTGTTCATCGGCATGTTCGTTGAGACCAATTCATCCATCCTGGTGCTCTCGCCCATTCTGGTGCCGGTGGCTATCTCGATGGGCATCGATCCGGTCCATTTCGGACTGATCATGGTAGTGAACCTTGCCATGGGGATGGTGACGCCGCCCCTGGGGGTCAACGTCTATGCCGCCTGTACGGTTGGGAATGTCGCGTTCGAAAAGGTCGTGCCCCGTCTTCTTCCCCTTCTGGGCCTGATGTTTGCCTGCCTGATGGTGATCACCTATGTCCCGCAAATAACTCTGACACTGCGCGACCTGTTCTACAGCCGGTAA
- a CDS encoding FadR/GntR family transcriptional regulator, protein MHNDIYADNNAVLPRLLTGPIKSAHALITRDIAMRILRGEYPPGSLLPPESDLIDQYTVSRTALREAIKTLSAKGLLVSKTKIGTRVLNESYWNLYDPQVLSWRIELGVDNGFLRKIFEVRQALEPAAAAQAALRRTPLNIERMQYALNLMDKPHHTRKTYAEPDLVFHQEVLIASGNPFMQTFSSIIEACILNAFAISAPIDTDERFKRSINRHALVLAEIRDGNPGGAGLAMSEVIRESIENARFGLAEEPVVISLPLDLHGNTQPLDH, encoded by the coding sequence ATGCACAACGATATCTATGCCGACAATAACGCGGTGCTGCCGCGGCTGCTGACCGGTCCCATCAAATCCGCGCACGCGCTCATCACGCGCGACATCGCAATGCGGATTCTGCGCGGCGAGTATCCGCCCGGCTCCCTTTTGCCCCCCGAGAGCGATCTGATCGATCAATACACGGTGTCGCGAACCGCCTTGCGCGAGGCAATCAAGACTCTGTCGGCCAAGGGCCTGCTGGTCTCAAAGACCAAGATCGGCACGCGGGTGCTCAATGAAAGCTATTGGAATCTCTACGATCCCCAGGTCCTGAGCTGGCGCATAGAGCTTGGCGTCGACAACGGCTTCCTGCGCAAGATCTTCGAGGTGCGTCAGGCACTTGAGCCCGCCGCTGCCGCTCAGGCCGCGTTGCGGCGCACCCCGCTCAATATCGAGCGCATGCAATACGCGCTCAATCTGATGGACAAGCCCCATCATACCCGAAAGACCTATGCCGAGCCTGACCTGGTCTTTCATCAGGAGGTGCTGATCGCCTCGGGCAATCCATTCATGCAGACCTTTTCCTCGATCATCGAGGCTTGTATCCTCAATGCTTTCGCCATCAGCGCGCCCATCGATACCGACGAGCGTTTCAAGCGCTCGATCAACCGCCATGCGCTGGTGCTGGCTGAAATACGTGACGGCAATCCCGGCGGCGCCGGTCTTGCTATGTCCGAAGTCATTCGCGAGAGCATTGAAAACGCCCGCTTCGGGCTGGCGGAAGAGCCGGTGGTCATTTCGCTTCCACTGGATCTGCACGGCAACACCCAGCCACTCGATCACTGA
- a CDS encoding vanadium-dependent haloperoxidase, producing MAWLRLLAVTLTVAIGAAHPAQAQRPDAQDMLVGWNRLILELVRHTPTYSPPVASRAFAYLGVTAYETVASGDDRFLTLAGQLNALEPLPTREPDAAYDEAILLHAAMSFGANAFFGNTGPTGQRAMNTMDTRTAAMLAEGIDQEIVARSTTLGTAIGQHILDWSLDDGGAVVENLGFPYDFETVEDPALWVPTNRVAVQQAPLLPGWGHNRPFAMPAGNSCALPPPPAFSQEPGSAFYEEAMEVHDAVVNLTDEQEAIARFWSDDPMLSPTPPGHWIFLTLDALEGKDADLAETVDVLARLGIVLADSFIGCWDAKYQYNLVRPVTYLNRLVDPNWQPILITPPFPEYPSGHSTQSGAAAGMLQAHFGEKFAFSDRTHEDDGLAVRHYLSFWEAAEEAAISRLYGGIHFRSAIEQGLEQGLCIAGFTNALVTRSSS from the coding sequence TTGGCGTGGCTGCGGCTTCTGGCGGTGACCCTCACTGTTGCCATTGGCGCAGCTCACCCGGCACAGGCCCAGCGGCCCGATGCGCAGGATATGCTGGTGGGCTGGAATCGGCTGATTCTTGAACTTGTTCGGCACACGCCCACTTATTCTCCGCCCGTGGCCAGCCGCGCATTTGCCTATCTGGGGGTTACCGCTTATGAGACGGTGGCAAGCGGGGACGACCGGTTCCTAACGCTCGCCGGCCAGCTCAATGCGCTTGAGCCCCTGCCCACACGGGAACCCGACGCCGCCTACGATGAAGCGATCCTGCTGCATGCGGCGATGAGCTTTGGCGCCAATGCGTTTTTCGGCAATACCGGTCCCACTGGCCAGCGCGCCATGAATACCATGGACACCCGCACGGCAGCGATGCTGGCCGAGGGGATCGATCAGGAAATCGTTGCCCGCAGCACGACGCTGGGCACCGCAATCGGACAGCATATCCTGGATTGGTCACTCGATGATGGCGGGGCGGTCGTTGAAAATCTGGGTTTTCCCTATGATTTCGAGACCGTGGAAGACCCCGCTCTCTGGGTCCCCACCAATCGGGTAGCGGTGCAGCAGGCGCCGCTGTTGCCCGGCTGGGGACACAACCGCCCCTTTGCCATGCCTGCAGGCAACAGTTGTGCTCTGCCGCCACCACCCGCCTTCAGCCAAGAGCCGGGCTCGGCGTTTTACGAGGAGGCCATGGAGGTCCACGACGCGGTGGTCAACCTGACTGACGAGCAGGAGGCCATCGCCCGGTTCTGGTCGGACGATCCGATGCTGTCGCCTACGCCGCCGGGCCATTGGATCTTCCTCACGCTCGATGCGCTCGAAGGCAAGGATGCCGATCTCGCCGAAACCGTCGATGTTCTGGCCCGACTCGGTATCGTGCTGGCTGATTCATTTATCGGGTGTTGGGACGCAAAATATCAGTACAACCTCGTGCGCCCGGTGACCTATCTCAACCGACTGGTCGATCCGAATTGGCAGCCCATCCTGATCACCCCACCCTTTCCCGAATATCCTTCGGGTCATTCCACCCAATCGGGCGCTGCCGCGGGCATGCTGCAAGCTCATTTCGGCGAAAAGTTCGCTTTTTCCGACCGGACCCATGAAGATGACGGGCTGGCTGTCCGGCACTATTTAAGTTTCTGGGAGGCAGCCGAAGAAGCGGCGATCTCGCGGCTCTATGGCGGTATTCACTTCCGCTCAGCCATAGAACAGGGGCTCGAACAGGGCTTGTGCATCGCCGGATTCACCAACGCGCTGGTAACGCGGAGCTCATCATGA